In Paractinoplanes brasiliensis, the following proteins share a genomic window:
- a CDS encoding universal stress protein, whose translation MPSPSPYPVVVGVTGTSAGLAAVRLAAREAVSRGRELRIVHAFTWSHPRLDQHYDRARRDATQIVDAAVATAQRSTPGVRVTGQLVDGLPDQVLLRLGRSAEMLVLGDDDLATLPWLPTGSVLVQTVARAWCPVLVARGGRPHAGPVLAAVDGSESALLALRQAALEGARRHVPVLVAHVAEQPGTEEEGREILSRAVAAVPELTDYTTRLFTGAPGPTLVRASSRARLTVLGPRGSHQAGLLGSVARTVLRRAASPTLFAHGRPVPGPRHAPESASDPVGAWDGGAQLVR comes from the coding sequence ATGCCGAGCCCGAGTCCGTATCCCGTCGTCGTGGGCGTGACCGGCACGTCGGCCGGGCTCGCCGCAGTGCGGCTCGCCGCCCGAGAAGCTGTCTCGCGCGGCCGCGAGCTACGAATCGTGCACGCTTTCACCTGGTCACACCCCCGCCTCGATCAGCATTACGACCGGGCCCGGCGCGACGCCACGCAGATCGTGGACGCGGCAGTCGCTACCGCCCAGCGTTCCACACCCGGGGTGCGGGTGACAGGTCAACTCGTGGACGGGCTGCCCGACCAGGTGCTGCTGCGCCTGGGGCGCAGTGCCGAGATGCTGGTGCTCGGCGACGACGACCTGGCCACCCTGCCCTGGCTGCCCACCGGCTCGGTGCTGGTGCAGACGGTGGCGCGGGCCTGGTGCCCGGTGCTGGTCGCCCGCGGTGGCCGCCCGCACGCCGGCCCCGTCCTGGCCGCCGTCGACGGCTCCGAGTCCGCCCTGCTGGCCCTGCGCCAGGCGGCCCTGGAAGGCGCGCGCCGCCACGTTCCCGTGCTGGTGGCCCACGTGGCCGAGCAGCCCGGCACCGAGGAGGAAGGCCGCGAGATCCTGTCCCGGGCGGTGGCCGCCGTGCCCGAACTGACCGATTACACGACCCGGCTGTTCACCGGCGCACCCGGCCCGACCCTGGTCCGGGCGTCGAGCCGGGCCCGGCTGACGGTGCTGGGCCCGCGCGGCAGCCACCAGGCCGGTCTGCTGGGCTCGGTGGCCCGCACGGTCCTGCGGCGGGCGGCCAGCCCGACCCTGTTCGCCCACGGACGCCCCGTCCCCGGTCCGCGTCACGCTCCGGAGTCGGCGTCGGACCCGGTGGGCGCGTGGGACGGAGGCGCTCAGCTCGTGCGCTGA
- a CDS encoding citrate synthase: protein MTDVKLDHPGGQLSMPVREAVEGPGGIDVSALLKETGFVTLDQGFVNTASTTSTITYIDGDAGILRYRGYPIEQLAEKSSFLEVSYLLMHDALPTRQQLKEFGDRIRVHTLLQEEMRTFFSGFPRDAHPMAVLSSAVTALSTFYQDALDPLDPEQVEISGIRLMAKLPTIAAYAYKKSIGHPLPYPDNTLDYVDNFLRMTFGLPTVQYDVDPKIAKILDMLFILHADHEQNCSTSTVRLVGSAQANLFASVSAGINALSGPLHGGANAAVLDMLEQIRKDGGDVSSFVTRVKNKEKGVKLMGFGHRVYKNYDPRAAIVKKAAKEMLATLDKPDPLLELAFQLEEIALNDDYFVSRKLYPNVDFYTGLIYKAMGFPTKMFTVLFALGRLPGWIAQWTEMMNDPANKIGRPRQLYTGAPEREFVAIDER from the coding sequence ATGACGGATGTCAAGCTCGACCACCCCGGCGGCCAGCTGTCGATGCCGGTGCGTGAAGCGGTCGAGGGCCCAGGCGGCATCGACGTCAGTGCCCTCCTCAAGGAGACCGGCTTCGTCACCCTGGACCAGGGCTTCGTCAACACCGCCTCGACCACGTCGACGATCACCTACATCGACGGTGACGCCGGCATCCTTCGCTACCGTGGTTACCCGATCGAGCAGCTGGCCGAGAAGTCGTCGTTCCTCGAGGTGTCCTACCTTCTGATGCACGACGCTCTGCCGACCCGGCAGCAGCTCAAGGAGTTCGGCGACCGGATCCGGGTGCACACGCTGTTGCAGGAGGAGATGCGCACCTTCTTCTCCGGCTTCCCGCGTGACGCCCACCCGATGGCGGTGCTGTCCTCGGCGGTCACCGCGCTGTCGACCTTCTACCAGGACGCGCTCGACCCGCTCGACCCCGAGCAGGTCGAGATCTCCGGCATCCGTCTGATGGCGAAGCTTCCGACCATCGCGGCGTACGCCTACAAGAAGTCCATCGGCCACCCGCTGCCGTACCCGGACAACACGCTGGACTACGTCGACAACTTCCTGCGGATGACGTTCGGCCTGCCCACCGTGCAGTACGACGTCGACCCGAAGATCGCCAAGATCCTCGACATGCTGTTCATCCTGCACGCCGACCACGAGCAGAACTGCTCCACGTCGACCGTGCGGCTGGTCGGCTCGGCGCAGGCCAACCTGTTCGCCTCGGTCTCGGCCGGCATCAACGCGCTGTCCGGCCCGCTGCACGGCGGCGCCAACGCGGCGGTGCTCGACATGCTCGAGCAGATCCGCAAGGACGGCGGCGACGTCTCCTCGTTCGTCACGCGAGTGAAGAACAAGGAGAAGGGCGTCAAGCTGATGGGCTTCGGCCACCGGGTCTACAAGAACTACGACCCGCGGGCCGCGATCGTCAAGAAGGCCGCGAAGGAGATGCTGGCCACCCTCGACAAGCCCGACCCGCTGCTCGAGCTCGCGTTCCAGCTCGAGGAGATCGCGCTCAACGACGACTACTTCGTCTCGCGCAAGCTGTACCCGAACGTGGACTTCTACACGGGCCTCATCTACAAGGCGATGGGCTTCCCGACCAAGATGTTCACCGTTCTCTTCGCGCTCGGCCGCCTGCCCGGCTGGATCGCGCAGTGGACCGAGATGATGAACGACCCGGCCAACAAGATCGGCCGGCCGCGGCAGCTCTACACGGGCGCCCCGGAGCGCGAGTTCGTCGCCATCGACGAGCGCTGA
- the htpG gene encoding molecular chaperone HtpG — translation METLEFQAEARQLLQLMVHSIYSNKDIFLRELISNASDALDKLRLATLQDGLEADASDLHIELTADKEARTLTVRDNGIGMTRDEVVELIGTIAKSGTAELLTKLREAKESPELIGQFGVGFYSTFMVAEKVELVTRKAGTEGHGTRWESSGEGTYSIDDAPDAPVGTSVTVHLRPSDEEDALYDYTDDWKIRQIVKKYSDFIAFPIKMGDDTLNSMKALWARPRSEVSDEEYHEFYRHISHDWSEPLEIINMKAEGTFEYEALLFLPSRAPHDLFQRDAGRGLQLYVKRVFIMEDSRELIPDYLRFVKGVVDAADLSLNISREILQQDRHIQMIRRRLVKKVLSTIKDLLNNNSEKYATFWREFGRALKEGLLNDQDNQKAILDVSTFASTAGPEPTTLAGYIERMKEGQEEIYYLTGESRSQVENSPHMEAFQKQGYEVLILTDPVDEIWVEAVPDYDGKKLQSIARGSVDLPKDAEEPEPEGDFAPLLTFLKEQLSEQIKDVRLSHRLISSPACLVSDTDDITPALEKMYRAMGQEGPRVKRILELNPGHPLVSGLRTAHEQRADDPALPETAELLYGTALLAEGGDLEDPARFAKLLADRLARTV, via the coding sequence ATGGAGACGTTGGAGTTCCAGGCCGAAGCCCGGCAGCTGCTGCAGCTGATGGTCCACTCGATCTATTCGAACAAGGACATCTTCCTGCGCGAGCTGATCTCGAACGCCTCGGACGCGCTCGACAAGCTGCGCCTGGCCACCCTGCAGGACGGTCTCGAGGCCGACGCCTCCGACCTGCACATCGAGCTCACCGCCGACAAGGAGGCGCGCACGCTGACCGTGCGCGACAACGGCATCGGCATGACCCGCGACGAGGTCGTCGAGCTGATCGGCACCATCGCCAAGTCGGGCACGGCCGAGCTGCTGACCAAGCTGCGGGAGGCCAAGGAGAGCCCCGAGCTGATCGGCCAGTTCGGCGTCGGGTTCTACTCGACGTTCATGGTGGCCGAGAAGGTCGAGCTGGTCACGCGCAAGGCCGGCACCGAGGGGCACGGCACCCGCTGGGAGTCCAGCGGTGAGGGCACGTACTCGATCGACGACGCGCCGGACGCGCCGGTCGGCACGAGTGTCACCGTCCACCTTCGCCCCTCCGACGAGGAGGACGCGCTCTACGACTACACCGACGACTGGAAGATCCGCCAGATCGTCAAGAAGTACTCGGACTTCATCGCGTTCCCGATCAAGATGGGCGACGACACGCTCAACTCGATGAAGGCGCTGTGGGCGCGGCCGCGCTCCGAGGTGTCCGACGAGGAGTACCACGAGTTCTACCGGCACATCAGCCACGACTGGTCCGAGCCGCTCGAGATCATCAACATGAAGGCCGAGGGCACCTTCGAGTACGAGGCCCTGCTGTTCCTGCCCTCGCGCGCGCCGCACGACCTGTTCCAGCGCGATGCCGGCCGCGGTCTTCAGCTCTACGTCAAGCGCGTCTTCATCATGGAGGACAGCCGCGAGCTGATCCCCGACTACCTGCGCTTCGTCAAGGGCGTGGTGGACGCGGCCGACCTGTCGCTCAACATCTCCCGCGAGATCCTGCAGCAGGACAGGCACATCCAGATGATCCGCCGCCGGCTGGTCAAGAAGGTGCTGTCCACCATCAAGGACCTGCTGAACAACAACTCCGAGAAGTACGCCACGTTCTGGCGCGAGTTCGGCCGGGCCCTCAAGGAGGGTCTGCTCAACGACCAGGACAACCAGAAGGCGATCCTCGACGTCTCGACCTTCGCCTCCACGGCCGGCCCCGAGCCGACCACCCTGGCCGGCTACATCGAGCGGATGAAGGAGGGCCAGGAAGAGATCTACTACCTGACCGGCGAGAGCCGTTCCCAGGTCGAGAACTCTCCGCACATGGAGGCGTTCCAGAAGCAGGGGTACGAGGTTCTGATCCTCACCGACCCGGTCGACGAGATCTGGGTCGAGGCCGTCCCCGACTACGACGGCAAGAAGCTGCAGTCGATCGCGCGCGGGTCGGTCGACCTGCCCAAGGACGCCGAGGAACCGGAGCCCGAGGGCGACTTCGCGCCGCTGCTGACGTTCCTCAAGGAGCAGCTGTCCGAGCAGATCAAGGACGTGCGGTTGTCGCACCGCCTGATCAGCTCGCCCGCGTGCCTGGTCAGCGACACCGACGACATCACGCCCGCGCTCGAGAAGATGTACCGCGCGATGGGGCAGGAGGGCCCGCGGGTCAAGCGGATCCTCGAGCTGAACCCGGGCCACCCGCTGGTCAGCGGCCTGCGCACGGCACACGAGCAACGGGCCGACGACCCGGCGCTGCCCGAGACCGCCGAACTGCTCTACGGCACGGCGCTGCTGGCCGAGGGCGGCGACCTGGAAGACCCGGCCCGCTTCGCCAAGCTGCTGGCCGACCGCCTGGCCCGTACGGTCTAG
- a CDS encoding PfkB family carbohydrate kinase, which yields MILCVGLATLDLVYRVDRVPGADEKAQASSVEVAAGGPAANAAVTAARLGAPVTLVTAVGAHPLGALIRSDLEAHNVRLIDVAEGSEGLPPISTVIVAGRTGERTIVSRNAGDLTYGVPGRGLPDAELTLVDGHHPVLAVAAAREAERLVVDAGTWRPVFADILPQADVIACSAGFRHPAGFTAPHVIVTHGPGPVTWSHDGRTEEIPVPPVDAVDTAGAGDAFHGALAQALHSGAAVRAAITEAIRVAGVRVRHPGPRTWLDAL from the coding sequence ATGATCCTCTGTGTCGGGCTGGCCACCCTGGATCTGGTCTATCGGGTCGACCGGGTGCCGGGCGCGGACGAGAAGGCGCAGGCGTCGTCGGTCGAGGTCGCGGCGGGTGGACCGGCCGCCAATGCGGCGGTCACGGCGGCCCGGCTGGGCGCGCCGGTCACCTTGGTCACCGCGGTCGGCGCGCATCCGCTGGGTGCGCTCATCCGGTCGGATCTCGAAGCCCACAACGTACGCCTGATCGACGTGGCCGAGGGATCCGAGGGGTTGCCGCCGATCTCCACCGTCATCGTGGCCGGCCGTACGGGCGAGCGCACGATCGTCAGCCGCAACGCCGGCGACCTGACGTACGGCGTACCGGGAAGGGGCCTTCCGGACGCGGAGCTGACACTGGTGGACGGGCATCACCCCGTGCTCGCCGTGGCCGCGGCCCGCGAGGCCGAGCGGCTGGTCGTCGACGCGGGCACCTGGCGGCCCGTCTTCGCCGACATCCTGCCGCAAGCCGACGTGATCGCCTGCTCGGCCGGGTTCCGCCACCCCGCGGGGTTCACCGCCCCGCACGTGATCGTCACCCACGGACCCGGCCCGGTGACCTGGTCACACGACGGCCGCACCGAGGAGATCCCGGTTCCGCCCGTCGACGCGGTCGACACCGCGGGCGCCGGCGACGCCTTCCACGGGGCGCTGGCTCAGGCCCTGCACTCCGGCGCGGCCGTCCGGGCGGCGATCACCGAGGCGATCCGGGTGGCCGGGGTGCGGGTGCGGCACCCCGGCCCTCGGACCTGGCTGGACGCGCTCTAG
- a CDS encoding amidohydrolase family protein has protein sequence MIERYADVHTHFLPPRMMRRVWEYFDRAGPAIGRPWPITYRGSEQERVEALRKLNVEMFSALAYAHRPGMADDLNDWTLAFAARTPGCLPSATFYPEPGVEAYAQKALDRGARIWKVHLQVGGFDPRLPELDAVWGLLAEAGTPVVVHAGSGPLPARFTGPGPIGDVLRRHPGLAVIVAHAGAPEYEGFLELAEHYEQVRLDTTMAFTDFFEQMAPFPRELRPRLRELGLTGKVLLGSDFPNIPYPYEHQIEALARLELGDEWLRAVCWSNAQRLFAPRG, from the coding sequence GTGATCGAGCGCTATGCCGACGTGCACACGCATTTCCTGCCCCCGCGCATGATGCGGCGGGTATGGGAGTACTTCGACCGGGCGGGCCCGGCGATCGGGCGGCCGTGGCCCATCACGTACCGCGGCTCCGAGCAGGAAAGAGTGGAGGCACTGAGAAAGCTGAACGTCGAGATGTTCAGCGCGCTCGCCTACGCCCACCGCCCCGGCATGGCCGACGACCTCAACGACTGGACGCTCGCGTTCGCCGCGCGCACCCCCGGCTGCCTGCCCAGCGCCACCTTCTATCCCGAGCCGGGCGTGGAGGCGTACGCGCAGAAGGCTCTTGATCGCGGGGCGCGGATCTGGAAGGTGCACCTGCAGGTCGGCGGGTTCGACCCTCGCCTGCCCGAGCTGGACGCCGTGTGGGGGCTGCTGGCCGAGGCCGGAACTCCGGTGGTGGTGCACGCCGGTTCGGGGCCGTTGCCCGCGAGGTTCACCGGGCCGGGGCCGATCGGCGACGTCCTGCGGCGGCACCCGGGGCTCGCCGTCATCGTCGCGCACGCCGGGGCGCCGGAATACGAAGGCTTTCTCGAGCTCGCCGAGCACTACGAGCAGGTACGGCTCGACACCACGATGGCGTTCACCGACTTCTTCGAGCAGATGGCGCCGTTCCCCCGCGAGCTACGACCGCGGCTGCGCGAGCTCGGCCTGACCGGCAAGGTTCTGCTGGGCAGCGACTTCCCCAACATCCCGTACCCGTACGAACATCAGATCGAGGCACTGGCCCGGCTGGAGCTGGGCGACGAGTGGCTGCGGGCGGTCTGCTGGTCGAACGCGCAACGCTTGTTCGCGCCGCGCGGGTGA
- a CDS encoding MFS transporter — protein MVTSTSRWYALAAMALSTLAVGLDTTVLSVALPTLARDLDASTGDLQWFTTAYLLVLAAALLPAGLLGDRLGRKRLLIGALVVFGAASVACAYAQSSGQLIAARTVLGLGAAVIMPLSGAVLTTLFDERERPRAMSIWVTASALGLPLGPLLGGWLLDNFWWGSVFLINVPVVVAGVVALALWLPSSRGESRRVDVPGIALSTGGLVAMTYGIIEAGERGWSDPRSLLTIAAGLVLLVVFVLWQRRASSPLIDLALFGNRAFTGGAVFATVASFAMLGLLFSLPQLFAAVGGHDAFGSGLRLLPVIGGLVVGARAGERLAATLGVRWVLAGGLALIALSSLLGAQTSATTGYVCIAVWITLTGLGLGLTMPPALNAAIGTLTPARAGIGNALLQALRQVGGAVGVAVLGTVLNSAYRSQVDVTGLPDAAGSAVRESVTSGAAVAEATGDVALGTSVREAFAYGMDRSLLVAGALALIGAVLALVMMPARPAPSRSAPLAESMA, from the coding sequence ATGGTTACTTCCACCTCACGCTGGTACGCGCTCGCCGCGATGGCGCTGAGCACCCTCGCGGTCGGTCTCGACACGACCGTGCTCAGCGTCGCGCTGCCGACTCTTGCCCGTGACCTCGACGCCTCCACCGGTGACCTGCAGTGGTTCACCACCGCCTACCTGCTCGTACTGGCGGCCGCCCTGCTGCCGGCGGGTCTGCTCGGCGACCGGCTCGGCCGCAAACGCCTGCTGATCGGGGCCCTCGTGGTGTTCGGGGCGGCCTCGGTCGCGTGCGCCTATGCGCAGAGCTCGGGCCAGCTGATCGCCGCGCGAACGGTCCTCGGGCTCGGCGCCGCGGTCATCATGCCGCTGTCCGGGGCGGTGCTGACCACGCTCTTCGACGAGCGGGAACGGCCTCGCGCCATGTCGATCTGGGTGACCGCGAGCGCGCTCGGCCTCCCGCTCGGGCCGCTGCTGGGCGGCTGGCTGCTCGACAACTTCTGGTGGGGCTCGGTCTTCCTGATCAACGTGCCGGTCGTGGTCGCCGGGGTGGTCGCTCTGGCGCTCTGGCTGCCCTCGTCACGCGGCGAGTCCAGGCGGGTCGACGTGCCGGGCATCGCGCTGTCGACCGGCGGCCTGGTCGCCATGACGTACGGGATCATCGAGGCGGGGGAACGGGGCTGGTCCGACCCGCGGTCCCTGCTCACCATCGCCGCCGGCCTGGTCCTGCTGGTCGTCTTCGTGCTCTGGCAGCGCCGTGCCTCGTCGCCGCTGATCGACCTGGCGTTGTTCGGCAACCGGGCCTTCACCGGCGGCGCGGTGTTCGCCACGGTGGCCAGCTTCGCGATGCTCGGGCTGCTGTTCTCACTGCCCCAGCTGTTCGCGGCCGTCGGGGGCCACGACGCGTTCGGTTCCGGTCTGCGCCTGCTGCCGGTGATCGGCGGCCTCGTCGTGGGCGCGCGGGCGGGGGAGAGGCTGGCCGCCACCCTGGGCGTGCGGTGGGTGCTCGCCGGCGGGCTCGCGCTGATCGCCTTGTCTTCGCTGCTGGGAGCGCAGACCTCCGCGACCACCGGGTACGTGTGCATCGCCGTGTGGATCACCCTGACCGGGCTGGGCCTGGGGCTGACCATGCCACCGGCCCTGAACGCGGCCATCGGCACGCTGACCCCGGCACGCGCCGGAATCGGCAACGCGCTGCTGCAGGCGTTGCGACAGGTGGGCGGCGCCGTGGGGGTGGCCGTGCTGGGGACGGTGCTCAACTCGGCGTACCGCTCGCAGGTCGACGTCACGGGTCTGCCGGACGCGGCCGGGTCGGCGGTGCGCGAGAGCGTCACGTCGGGCGCGGCGGTCGCGGAGGCCACCGGTGATGTCGCGCTCGGCACGTCCGTCCGAGAGGCTTTCGCGTACGGGATGGACCGGTCCTTGCTCGTGGCCGGAGCGCTGGCGTTGATCGGTGCGGTGCTGGCGCTCGTGATGATGCCCGCGCGGCCCGCGCCGTCGCGGTCGGCGCCTTTGGCAGAATCGATGGCATGA
- a CDS encoding TetR family transcriptional regulator — MTRDVPAAARPAVSGLRERKKAKTRAAIRDAAMGLFAAQGYAATTVEQIAEAAEVSPSTFFRYFPTKEDVVVTDDYDPLIVEAIRAQPPEVPVADAVLLGMRQVFEQLTEAEWESERRRQQLFRTVPELVARQLQATVTAVDMLADVIAERQGVARDDLGARALAGALVGISLTFLPPGRSGPYDAADFDRVRAALVELRAQLDPLTP, encoded by the coding sequence ATGACCCGAGACGTTCCCGCCGCCGCTCGTCCGGCCGTCTCGGGTTTGCGGGAACGCAAGAAGGCCAAGACACGGGCGGCCATCCGGGACGCGGCGATGGGGCTGTTCGCCGCACAGGGCTACGCGGCGACGACCGTCGAGCAGATCGCCGAGGCGGCCGAGGTGTCGCCGAGCACCTTCTTCCGCTACTTCCCGACCAAGGAGGACGTGGTCGTGACCGACGACTACGACCCCCTGATCGTGGAGGCCATCCGGGCCCAGCCGCCCGAGGTGCCGGTGGCCGACGCCGTGCTGCTGGGCATGCGGCAGGTGTTCGAGCAGCTGACCGAGGCGGAGTGGGAGAGCGAGCGGCGCCGGCAGCAGCTCTTCCGCACCGTCCCCGAGCTGGTGGCCCGCCAGCTGCAGGCGACGGTGACCGCTGTCGACATGCTCGCCGACGTGATCGCCGAGCGTCAGGGCGTGGCGCGCGACGACCTCGGAGCGCGGGCGCTGGCGGGTGCTCTGGTGGGGATCTCGCTGACGTTTCTGCCTCCCGGGCGTTCCGGGCCGTACGACGCCGCCGATTTCGACCGGGTGCGAGCGGCCCTCGTCGAATTGCGGGCTCAGCTCGACCCGCTCACCCCCTGA
- a CDS encoding GntP family permease, whose protein sequence is MTSIAAEAITEAGTGQLVLAAVLGIAVVVVLIAWAKWHPFLSLILGSAVLGLVAGASPGDTIDSFTAGLGSTVGSVGLLIALGSMIGALLAESGGADGIVNRIVNSVTGSALPWAMAGVAALIGLPLFFEVGVVLLVPIVLLVARRTDIGLLRIGIPALAGLSVLHGLVPPHPGPLVAIANLNADLGLTLMFGLICAIPTVIVAGPIFGNWIAKRVPLPVPALSLGGGGSADRPEDGPAGGQNFVDRDDVANPSSGGPDVLVDEQLPRTRRNPGFWPAVLTVMVPIVLMLARAIGELALPEGNSLRGALEIIGEPVVALLAGVLLAMWSLGKRAGFDRQQTSAVIGGSLPPIAGILLIVAAGGGFKQVLVDAGVGNVVADAARDANINALLLGFLVAVGIRLATGSATVATITAAGIVSPLAATLDKPDVALLALAIGAGSLFFSHVNDAGFWLVKEYFGMTVGQTIKTWSVMETIISIVGFACVMLLSLIV, encoded by the coding sequence ATGACGTCCATAGCGGCCGAGGCCATCACCGAAGCGGGAACCGGTCAGCTGGTGCTGGCAGCCGTGCTGGGTATCGCGGTTGTGGTTGTGCTCATCGCCTGGGCCAAATGGCATCCGTTCCTGTCGCTGATCCTCGGTTCGGCGGTGCTCGGCCTCGTCGCCGGGGCGTCACCGGGGGACACGATCGACTCGTTCACGGCAGGGCTCGGCAGCACCGTCGGCAGCGTCGGGCTGCTGATCGCGCTGGGCTCGATGATCGGGGCGCTGCTGGCCGAGTCGGGCGGGGCCGACGGGATCGTGAACCGCATCGTCAACAGCGTCACCGGGTCGGCGCTGCCGTGGGCCATGGCGGGTGTCGCGGCGCTGATCGGGCTGCCGCTGTTCTTCGAGGTCGGCGTCGTGCTGCTGGTGCCGATCGTGCTGCTGGTGGCCCGGCGCACCGACATCGGGCTGCTGCGCATCGGCATCCCGGCGCTCGCCGGGCTCTCCGTCCTGCACGGGCTGGTTCCGCCGCACCCGGGGCCGCTGGTCGCCATCGCCAACCTGAACGCCGACCTCGGGCTGACCCTGATGTTCGGCCTGATCTGCGCGATCCCGACCGTGATCGTCGCGGGCCCGATCTTCGGAAACTGGATCGCCAAGCGGGTTCCGCTGCCGGTGCCGGCGCTGTCCCTGGGCGGCGGCGGCTCGGCTGACCGCCCCGAGGACGGCCCGGCGGGTGGGCAGAACTTCGTCGACCGTGACGACGTCGCGAACCCGTCCAGTGGCGGGCCGGACGTCCTCGTCGACGAGCAGCTTCCGCGCACGCGCCGCAACCCCGGCTTCTGGCCCGCCGTGCTGACCGTCATGGTGCCGATCGTGCTGATGCTGGCCCGGGCCATCGGCGAACTCGCCCTGCCCGAGGGCAACAGCCTCCGCGGCGCCCTCGAAATCATCGGTGAGCCGGTCGTCGCTCTGCTCGCCGGCGTGCTGCTGGCCATGTGGAGCCTCGGCAAACGGGCCGGCTTCGACCGTCAGCAGACCTCGGCCGTGATCGGCGGCTCGCTTCCGCCGATCGCCGGCATCCTGCTGATCGTGGCCGCGGGCGGCGGTTTCAAGCAGGTGCTGGTCGACGCGGGCGTAGGCAACGTGGTCGCCGACGCCGCCCGCGACGCCAACATCAACGCGCTGCTGCTCGGCTTCCTGGTCGCGGTCGGCATCCGACTCGCCACGGGTTCGGCCACCGTAGCCACCATCACCGCGGCGGGGATCGTCTCGCCGCTCGCAGCCACCCTCGACAAGCCGGACGTGGCCCTGCTGGCCTTGGCCATCGGCGCCGGTTCGCTGTTCTTCTCACACGTCAACGACGCCGGGTTCTGGCTGGTCAAGGAGTACTTCGGGATGACCGTGGGGCAGACCATCAAGACCTGGTCGGTCATGGAGACCATCATCTCGATCGTCGGCTTCGCCTGCGTCATGCTGCTGAGCCTGATCGTTTAG